The following coding sequences lie in one Labrus bergylta chromosome 13, fLabBer1.1, whole genome shotgun sequence genomic window:
- the smarcal1 gene encoding SWI/SNF-related matrix-associated actin-dependent regulator of chromatin subfamily A-like protein 1, whose protein sequence is MSNPLSAEQWRKIEENRQRALERRAQRLGQNISSNKQASALSSSSSVQTHPPKRGIASDPAALTHLRETPSFAPEPKRFVPPLKTHHRETPSVVSEPKRFVPPLKKDSQSLYNPNHGQNHQQLSGTGNQINQSALCNSATSRQVKVIDPLPQTTSQHVSSTVLSSGGSFGAKPAHPKPNLTSNTSGGAIGSFYKQTSKPAQSPVAQLPSNSSTLNGAPTKKPAISVRGKCVSHTEGRFRIEVGYHAELIAVFKSISSKNYDPATKMWNFDLEDYQQLMDEAASIPSVSLRPLEGMEALDVAVATSRARDGAALGALLKLCNGWQKPGATLQGQCILVSRTKFEVDIGYHGDVIAAFKQMPTKSYDMKARKWSFSLEDYKRLMDLLSGIAAVEVEPLPRAIVQAFSASFDGTEARSLDVPEADLSGIDPSLTRSLMPFQREGVNFAVSKQGRLLLADDMGLGKTVQAICIADYYRNEWPLLVVAPSSVRFTWAEAFRRWLPSLSADSINVVVKAKDNLRSGTVNIISYDLLSRMDKQLPGKPFSVLIMDESHFLKNMKTARCRAALPLLKAAKRVILLSGTPAMSRPCELYTQILAVRPTLFPRFHDFGMRYCNAKQMTWGWDYSGSSNLGELKLLLEECLMLRRLKSEVLSQLPSKQRKVVTVTIDGVSTRTKAALSAAAKQLANGNSNKREEKEALLIFYNHTAEAKLQAIMEYITDMMECGREKFLVFAHHKLVLDHITSELGKKNAAYIRIDGTTPSAERQQLCEKFQVSTNSCIAVLSITAANMGLTLHAADLVVFAELFWNPGVLIQAEDRVHRIGQTSNVNIHYLVAKGTADDHLWPMIQAKMNVLEQVGLSESNLSDKAVNASFHSKDPKQRSIMEMFQSSFTADDDMDEAILLEAANDWEDSPPEDSCGQQGMVGQDPSKRSIKDYFSR, encoded by the exons ATGTCTAATCCACTGAGTGCAGAGCAGTGGAGAAAGATagaagaaaacagacagaggGCTTTGGAGAGAAGAGCCCAAAGACTTGGACAGAATATTAGCAGCAACAAGCAGGCCTCAGCACTCTCCTCCAGTAGTTCAGTACAGACTCACCCTCCTAAACGAGGCATTGCTTCGGATCCTGCTGCCCTCACACATCTCAGAGAAACACCCAGTTTTGCCCCTGAACCAAAACGGTTTGTCCCACccttaaaaacacatcacagagaAACACCAAGCGTGGTCTCTGAACCCAAGCGCTTTGTTCCACCCCTCAAAAAAGACTCACAAAGCCTCTATAATCCAAATCATGGCCAAAACCATCAGCAGTTATCTGGCACTGGCAACCAGATCAACCAGAGTGCTCTGTGTAACTCTGCTACTTCGAGACAG GTGAAAGTTATTGACCCACTACCCCAGACAACAAGTCAACATGTGAGCAGCACTGTCTTGTCAAGCGGAGGAAGCTTTGGGGCAAAGCCAGCTCATCCCAAGCCTAACCTCACCTCAAATACCTCTGGTGGAGCAATTGGCTCATTCTACAAGCAGACTAGTAAACCTGCCCAAAGCCCTGTTGCACAGCTACCCTCTAACTCTTCAACTCTTAATGGTGCACCTACTAAGAAGCCTGCCATCTCCGTAAGAGGAAAATGTGTATCTCACACAGAGGGACGCTTCAGAATAGAAGTCGGCTATCATGCCGAACTCATTGCAGTTTTTAAATCCATCTCTTCAAAGAACTATG ACCCTGCCACAAAGATGTGGAACTTCGACCTGGAGGACTACCAACAGCTAA TGGACGAAGCAGCTTCGATTCCCTCTGTGTCTTTGAGGCCTCTGGAGGGAATGGAAGCACTGGACGTTGCTGTAGCCACCAGCCGAGCTCGCGACGGTGCAGCACTGGGGGCGCTGCTGAAGCTGTGTAACGGctggcagaaacctggagctaCTCTGCAGGGCCAGTGCATCCTGGTGTCTCGGACAAAGTTTGAGGTTGATATCGGTTATCATGGCGATGTCATTGCAGCGTTCAAGCAGATGCCAACGAAGAGCTATg ATATGAAAGCAAGGAAGTGGAGCTTTTCACTTGAAGACTACAAGAGACTCA TGGATCTTCTCAGTGGGATAGCAGCAGTGGAGGTGGAGCCTCTGCCCAGGGCAATAGTCCAGGCGTTTTCTGCCAGCTTTGATGGGACCGAAGCCAGGTCTTTAGACGTCCCTGAGGCAGACCTCTCCGGCATCGACCCCTCGCTCACCCGCAGCCTCATGCCCTTCCAGAGGGAGGGAGTCAA TTTTGCAGTGTCAAAACAAGGCCGCCTCCTCTTGGCTGATGACATGGGCCTGGGAAAGACGGTGCAGGCCATCTGCATAGCCGACTACTACAGGAACGAGTGGCCTTTGCTGGTGGTGGCTCCCTCCTCTGTGCGCTTCACCTGGGCCGAG GCCTTCAGACGCTGGCTTCCCTCCCTGAGTGCTGACAGCATCAACGTGGTGGTGAAGGCCAAAGATAATCTGCGCTCTGGTACGGTCAACATCATCAGCTACGACCTCCTGAGCAGGATGGACAAGCAGCTGCCAGGAAAGCCCTTCAGCGTTCTCATCATG GATGAGTCTCACTTTCTGAAGAACATGAAGACTGCTCGTTGTAGGGCAGCCTTACCTCTCCTGAAG GCAGCAAAGAGAGTGATTCTTCTGTCCGGGACCCCCGCCATGTCCAGACCCTGTGAGCTCTACACCCAGATCCTGGCTGTCAGGCCTACACTCTTCCCCCGCTTCCATGATTTTGGGATGCGCTACTGCAATGCCAAACAG ATGACTTGGGGCTGGGATTACTCGGGCTCCTCTAACCTTGGAGAGCTGAAGCTGTTATTGGAGGAGTGTCTGATGCTGCGTCGCCTCAAGTCTGAAGTCCTCTCTCAGCTTCCCTCTAAACAACGCAAGGTGGTCACAGTGACTATAGATGGTGTCAGCACCCGCACCAAAGCTGCTCTGTCTGCTGCCGCCAAGCAGTTAGCCAACGGAAACAGCAAT AAAAGGGAAGAGAAGGAGGCCCTGCTCATCTTTTATAACCACACAGCTGAAGCCAAGCTACAAGCGATTAT GGAGTACATCACAGATATGATGGAGTGTGGGAGGGAGAAGTTTCTAGTGTTTGCCCATCATAAGTTAGTCCTGGATCATATCACCAGTGAACTTGGAAAAAAG AATGCCGCTTACATACGTATAGATGGGACCACTCCATCGGCTGAAcggcagcagctctgtgagaaGTTCCAGGTCTCGACCAATAGCTGCATAGCTGTCCTGTCCATCACTGCAGCTAACATGGGTCTGACTCTGCACGCTGCTGACCTTGTGGTCTTTGCTGAGCTTTTTTGGAACCCTGGG GTTCTCATTCAGGCAGAGGATAGGGTGCATCGTATTGGACAAACCAGCAATGTGAACATTCACTACCTGGTTGCCAAGGGAACTGCTGATGATCACCTGTG GCCAATGATCCAGGCCAAAATGAATGTCTTGGAGCAGGTAGGCCTATCTGAGTCCAACCTCTCTGACAAGGCAGTCAATGCAAGCTTCCACTCTAAG gaTCCTAAGCAGAGGAGTATCATGGAAATGTTCCAGAGCTCTTTCACTGCGGATGATGATATGGACGAGGCCATCTTACTGGAGGCCGCAAACGACTGGGAGGACTCCCCGCCTGAAGACAGCTGTGGTCAACAAGGCATGGTCGGACAAGACCCCAGCAAAAGGAGCATCAAAGACTATTTCAGCAGATGA
- the nme9 gene encoding thioredoxin domain-containing protein 6 yields MAAKKKEASLQASVTNQELWEEMLATKGLTVVDVYQQWCGPCRAVVSLLRKIKNELGDDLLHFATAEADSIDALERYRGKCEPTFLFYGGGELVAVLRGANAPLLQRMIVEELSKEKLVLEQGGERRAVKDNGLVDDEKAEEEEETLKQSENNESIIVPASKSYTVAIIKPDAVAHGKANEIIMKIQDAGFEILAHEERTLTEVEARDFYQHKAAEVYFQDLVQFMSSGPSNILVLSQVEDSANVVTAWREFIGPADNEEARREKPESLRAQYGTQALFNAVHGSEDIDQAGRELAFLFPNFRTASVTGQDGEEERVERTLALIRPDVARENREKILAKIHESGFTVVLKRELKLTEEQVRQFYFQHVKEEHFPALLKSMTSGPVLALALARTGAIEDWRNILGPSDINQAREERPECLRAMFALESEPINPLHGSANLEDAEREINFFFPKQQTLAMIKPDAMEEHKEKILEEIYGMGFSVTQLKETVLSRETAEEFYKEHREKPFFSQLVEYMCSGPCLMLVLAKENAVEDFRVMMGPTDPDQAKATSPNSLRARFASDILHNSVHGSSSETQAEEEIRLVFGDISSDTELTSGGETDTTLLGDTHSSNPGSPQTGGGDDPELSN; encoded by the exons ATGGCAGCGAAGAAGAAAGAAGCAAGTCTGCAG GCGTCTGTCACAAACCAGGAGCTGTGGGAAGAGATGCTTGCCACCAAAGGTTTAACAG TTGTGGATGTGTACCAACAGTGGTGTGGACCCTGTCGAGCTGTAGTTAGCCtactaagaaaaataaagaacgAGCTGGGTGATGATCTTCTACATTTTGCCACA gCAGAGGCAGACAGCATTGATGCACTGGAGAGGTATCGAGGGAAATGTGAGCCCACCTTCCTCTTCTATGGG GGTGGAGAGCTTGTGGCAGTGCTGCGAGGGGCAAATGCTCCTCTCCTTCAGAGGATGATAGTAGAGGAATTGAGCAAGGAGAAGTTGGTCCTGGAGCAAGGTGGTGAACGCAGAGCG GTTAAAGATAATGGTCTGGTGGATGATGAGAaggctgaagaagaggaggagacacttaaacagtcagaaaataatgaaagcaTAATCG TTCCTGCCAGTAAATCCTACACAGTTGCAATCATCAAACCAGATGCTGTAGCTCATGGCAAGGCAAATGAGATCATTATGAAG ATTCAGGACGCTGGATTTGAGATCCTGGCCCATGAAGAGCGCACACTGACCGAGGTTGAAGCTCGAGACTTTTACCAGCACAAAGCAGCAGAG GTTTACTTCCAGGACTTGGTGCAGTTTATGTCCAGTGGCCCGTCCAATATCCTGGTACTTTCTCAGGTTGAGGACTCAGCCAATGTTGTAACAGCATGGCGTGAGTTCATTGGCCCTGCAGATAACGAGGAAGCCAGGAGAGAGAAGCCAGAAAG CTTGCGGGCACAATACGGCACACAGGCACTGTTCAACGCAGTGCACGGTAGTGAGGACATTGACCAGGCCGGCAGGGAGCTCGCCTTCCTCTTCCCCAACTTTAGGACAGCGTCAGTGACGGGGCAGGATGGGGAGGAAGAGCGTGTGGAGAGGACACTGGCTCTTATCCGGCCTGACGTTGCCAGAGAGAACAGAG AAAAGATCCTGGCCAAAATCCACGAGTCAGGCTTCACTGTGGTTTTGAAAAGAGAGTTGAAGTTAACAGAGGAGCAGGTCAGACAGTTTTACTTCCAACATGTCAAGGAGGAACACTTCCCTGCACTGCTCAAAAGCATGACCAG tgGGCCCGTCCTAGCTTTGGCTCTTGCCAGAACGGGGGCCATTGAAGACTGGAGGAACATCCTCGGCCCTTCTGACATCAATCAAGCCAGAGAGGAGAGACCTGAATG TCTGAGGGCCATGTTCGCTTTGGAGAGCGAGCCTATCAACCCCCTCCATGGCAGTGCAAACCTTGAAGACGCAGAAAGAGAGATCAACTTCTTCTTCCCTAAACAGCAAACACTGGCAATGATCAAACCTGATGCCATGGAGGAACACAAAG AGAAGATTCTGGAGGAGATCTATGGCATGGGTTTCTCTGTTACGCAGCTGAAGGAGACGGTGCTGTCAAGGGAGACAGCTGAGGAGTTTTACaaagagcacagagagaagccCTTCTTCAGTCAATTGGTTGAATACATGTGTAG cgGACCTTGCTTGATGCTGGTTCTGGCTAAGGAAAATGCAGTGGAAGATTTTAGGGTCATGATGGGTCCTACAGACCCTGACCAAGCTAAGGCTACGTCCCCAAACTCTCTGAGGGCCCGCTTTGCCTCTGACATCCTTCACAACTCAGTCCATGGATCCTCCAGTGAGACGCAAGCAGAAGAGGAGATACGACTTGTCTTTGGTGACATCAGCTCAGACACAGAGCTCACCAGTGGTGGAGAGACTGACACCACCCTTTTAG GTGACACACATAGTTCAAATCCTGGCAGCCCACAGACCGGAGGAGGTGACGATCCAGAGCTCTCAAACTAA